The Ruminococcaceae bacterium R-25 genomic interval AGGCCTTTCTGGGCCGTGATAAGCGCGACCTCGCCGCGGGTCATCATGCCGATACCGATCTTCAGCGAATCTTTCCAGTTGAACCTGCAGAGTTTAGCAGTCGAGCCGCAGCCTATTATCTTTGATATGAGCGCCACGAAAACGAAAGCAATGGAGAAGAAAAGGAATGTCGGATTGAAGTTTTCGAAAGAAACTTTAAGTCCGATGCCTGCAAAGAAGATCGGCGCGAAGACCATGTAGGAGCTGACGTCAACCTTACGCTCAACATATTTAACATCGTGGAGGTTGCACAGGACCACGCCTGCGACATATGCGCCCGTGATGTCTGCGATGCCGAAATATCTTTCAGCGACATAAGCCATGAACAGGCAGTAGCACAGGGCAGCAATAGGGATTCTTCTCGTGTGTTCATATCTGGAATCGAGCCACTTGAAAACCTTGTAAACAACAAAGCCGGAAACGATCGCGATCGCAAAGAAGAGGATCGCTTTAAGCATCGTGCCCCATACTGAAGAGCCTGTGCCCTTTGCACTTAAGACGAATGTGAGGACGATGATTACGATGACATCGTCGATGATGGCGGCACTGACGACAGTAGTTCCGACTGTGCTGCTGAGCTTGCCGAGCTCTTTAAGTGCAGCAACCGTGATGCTGACAGATGTGGCTGCCATGATCGTGCCGATGAAAAGGCCTTTGATGAACTGCTCGGAACCTATGGGACCGAAGCCGTAGAAACTCATGAAGAGGACAGCGCCCAGTACGATCGGGACGAAAACGCCTGCACAGGCGATCGCCGTAGCCTTAAGACCGGTTGCCTTAAGCTTTTTCATGTCTGTGGTAAGGCCTGCTTCGAACATGAGCATAATGACGCCGATCTCGGCCATTTTGTTTATAAAGTCAGATTGGTTAACCAGTCCAATGACAGCAGGACCCAGGATAAGGCCTGCAATGATCTCTCCTACGACCTCAGGAGCGTGGAGCTTACGCGCGAGGATTCCGAAAGCCTTTGCGGCAAACAGGATCAGGGCGACATCAATAATAAAACGAAGACTTT includes:
- a CDS encoding Kef-type K+ transport system membrane component KefB, which encodes MESLRFIIDVALILFAAKAFGILARKLHAPEVVGEIIAGLILGPAVIGLVNQSDFINKMAEIGVIMLMFEAGLTTDMKKLKATGLKATAIACAGVFVPIVLGAVLFMSFYGFGPIGSEQFIKGLFIGTIMAATSVSITVAALKELGKLSSTVGTTVVSAAIIDDVIVIIVLTFVLSAKGTGSSVWGTMLKAILFFAIAIVSGFVVYKVFKWLDSRYEHTRRIPIAALCYCLFMAYVAERYFGIADITGAYVAGVVLCNLHDVKYVERKVDVSSYMVFAPIFFAGIGLKVSFENFNPTFLFFSIAFVFVALISKIIGCGSTAKLCRFNWKDSLKIGIGMMTRGEVALITAQKGLHAGLITSDYFTAVILMILVSSILAPVLLKILYKEKAAS